From the genome of Uranotaenia lowii strain MFRU-FL chromosome 1, ASM2978415v1, whole genome shotgun sequence, one region includes:
- the LOC129750341 gene encoding sorting nexin-25, which translates to MKLIYWIGVVGTVIVAISLYWPLFFWIFLFVLYSLILIALAIFGTIYFHYKLTSRGDTTTHEHRAQNLPSNVLYNATKSQLFDPPSPPKTSTSLPIIFGRTVDSLLQQIIGNTMRDVVGPALGEIIANPKKIVDLLKEDIWLGIEKLHERSARIDAPKMIACDFVVKVTVHLEKIRISQARAVELGTEPVFGTSSYLATQEKELEFLKKICEIMIIFLLPRGYSLSPIKDLLSEVVSYKVLFPLIKLITSPDFINQQVVECIETKLMAVAINKRSYEYAANFEDFLKIINGCQSLDELHSIRGSIINDIMQATTMQNLQRTRGFDSDCFVGKNSNSGNSSTDSDNGPSRAEITASLKLKKYIQQLSFAKTQCEKNLSKLGWDGNVSNDVDLSILDILSTVAGRRHFTVFLEPLKASSLLGFYTMVEELKHAPKSSWHQLGAEVFYTFIRCPNSEIPVEKTDRKKMESFMVGDSGPEIFFDIQRECLVTLEEKYYQPFLLSEEYSKLKSSLTQDDFKEITLSTYISSSQDSQDETASNASSASGDIDPMIMDLSNHSTYARNKLEQLDEKLANKNQALEALKQSLKPDSKLLAILEKEIDWLKGEKRQLESHLLRTEVWAEYLGKWRSIVESVDFSDDKEPQPQFMIVVQVDEVNDCGKEEVATAMDAADSISTGWVVVRSLAQFHELHRKLRPMCNELKTIDLPSNNAFKLFLLKNDKSLLEKSKLQIQKYLNFILEDDHLNQSEALYEFLSPSSDRLKQSVTPSPSKKQSSKFSLATLFKANSEKLDQFWGPHFKLNTADFADEDQVSMYLEGSSAENGAGKPSEADAKDSIAEPLYALLGEIFDMSGVFKWLRRSLISFVQITYGQTINRQIRESINYLFEEPMMHTYASTVLKALWPGGVLTVKNIDRTEDQQEMTMIAAKSLLMDNIPDLLCNLIGAQNAKAGIMKLFDNVQNPLYNKQLFYDLLEILMLELFPEIRQLKVPPSVTAVAVVGGSASTSAVSTPTHGVHSATSSSPMKSISRTYRD; encoded by the exons CCATTTTCGGAACCATCTACTTCCACTACAAACTAACAAGCAGGGGAGACACTACCACCCACGAACATCGGGCCCAGAACCTTCCCTCGAATGTGCTGTACAATGCCACCAAATCGCAACTATTCGATCCACCGTCTCCACCGAAAACTTCCACCAGTTTACCGATAATCTTTGGCCGTACGGTGGATAGTTTGCTGCAGCAGATCATAGGAAATACCATGAGGGATGTCGTTGGACCAGCTCTTGGCGAAATTATTGCCAATCCAAAGAAGATCGTAGATTTGTTGAAGGAGGATATCTGGTTGGGGATCGAGAAGCTGCACGAACGATCGGCAAGGATCGATGCTCCTAAGATGATTGCTTGTGACTTCGTGGTCAAGGTTACTGTTCACCTGGAGAAGATAAGAATCTCTCAGGCCCGAGCAGTCGAGTTGGGTACCGAACCTGTCTTCGGAACATCGTCCTATTTAGCCACTCAAGAGAAGGAACTGGAGTTCTTGAAGAAAATTTGTGAGATAATGATAATATTTCTGTTACCGAGAGGCTACTCTCTCTCGCCCATCAAGGATTTGTTGAGCGAGGTGGTCTCGTATAAGGTGCTGTTCCCGTTGATCAAGCTAATAACTTCCCCGGATTTTATCAACCAGCAGGTGGTAGAGTGCATTGAGACGAAACTGATGGCGGTTGCCATCAATAAGCGAAGTTACGAGTATGCAGCTAATTTTGAGGATTTCCTGAAGATTATCAACGGTTGTCAATCGTTGGATGAGCTACACTCGATTAGGGGCAGTATCATCAACGATATCATGCAGGCGACTACAATGCAGAATTTGCAACGGACAAGAGGCTTCGACAGTGACTGCTTCGTAGGAAAGAATAGCAACAGTGG aaatagttcAACAGATTCAGACAACGGACCAAGCCGGGCTGAAATAACCGCTTCGTTGAAGCTGAAGAAGTACATCCAGCAGCTGTCATTCGCCAAAACCCAATGCGAAAAGAATCTCTCCAAGCTAGGCTGGGATGGAAACGTCAGTAACGATGTGGACCTCTCGATCCTGGACATTCTCTCAACGGTAGCCGGAAGACGTCACTTCACGGTGTTTTTAGAACCCCTGAAAGCCTCCTCACTACTAGGTTTCTACACCATGGTCGAGGAGCTGAAGCACGCTCCCAAAAGTTCCTGGCATCAGCTGGGTGCTGAAGTATTTTATACTTTTATCAGGTGCCCGAACTCGGAGATACCTGTCGAAAAGACTGACCGTAAGAAGATGGAGTCCTTCATGGTGGGCGACAGTGGCCCGGAGATATTTTTCGACATTCAACGAGAATGCCTTGTAACGCTGGAGGAGAAATACTATCAGCCGTTTCTGCTCAGTGAGGAATATTCGAAGCTCAAGAGCTCGCTTACTCAGGACGATTTTAAGGAGATAACCCTTAGTACGTACATTTCTTCCAGCCAGGATAGTCAAGACGAGACGGCTTCCAATGCTTCTTCGGCCAGTGGAGACATCGATCCGATGATAATGGATCTGAGTAACCACTCGACTTATGCCAGAAACAAGTTGGAACAGCTGGACGAAAAGCTAGCCAATAAAAATCAAGCTCTGGAAGCGTTGAAACAATCGCTTAAGCCAGACTCCAAACTCTTAGCTATTCTGGAGAAAGAGATCGATTGGTTAAAAGGAGAGAAGCGACAACTCGAATCTCACCTCCTGAGAACAGAGGTTTGGGCCGAGTACTTGGGCAAGTGGAGATCGATCGTAGAGAGCGTAGACTTTTCAGACGATAAAGAACCTCAACCGCAGTTTATGATCGTCGTTCAGGTAGACGAGGTTAATGACTGTGGAAAAGAGGAGGTCGCCACTGCTATGGATGCTGCCGACAGCATATCTACGGGTTGGGTTGTGGTCCGATCCCTAGCACAATTCCACGAGCTGCACCGGAAGCTTCGACCGATGTGTAACGAGCTGAAGACCATCGATCTTCCCTCGAACAATGCGTTCAAGCTGTTTCtcctcaaaaatgataaatctcTTCTGGAGAAATCGAAGCTACAGattcaaaaatatctaaacttCATCTTAGAAGATGATCATCTGAACCAAAGTGAGGCGCTGTACGAGTTTCTTAGTCCCAGCTCGGATCGACTGAAACAGAGTGTAACGCCGTCGCCCTCCAAGAAGCAGTCTTCTAAATTTTCGCTGGCAACCCTGTTCAAAGCGAACAGTGAGAAGTTGGACCAGTTTTGGGGACCGCACTTCAAGCTGAATACCGCCGATTTTGCCGATGAAGATCAG GTTTCCATGTACCTGGAGGGTTCCAGTGCCGAAAACGGTGCCGGCAAACCATCGGAAGCTGACGCCAAAGACTCGATAGCCGAACCGCTGTACGCTCTGCTGGGAGAAATCTTCGACATGAGTGGAGTCTTCAAATGGCTCCGGAGAAGCTTGATATCGTTTGTACAGATTACCTACGGTCAAACTATCAACAGACAGATTAGAGAGTCTATCAACTATTTATTCGAGGAACCGATGATGCACACCTATGCTTCAACTGTGCTAAAGGCCTTGTGGCCAGGAGGAGTCCTGACGGTGAAGAACATCGATAGGACCGAGGATCAGCAGGAAATGACCATGATTGCCGCCAAGTCACTACTGATGGACAATATTCCGGATTTACTGTGTAACCTTATTGGTGCTCAGAACGCAAAAGCGGGAATCATGAAACTTTTCGATAACGTCCAAAACCCGCTGTACAATAAGCAACTGTTCTACGATTTGCTGGAGATTTTGATGCTGGAGCTATTCCCCGAGATCCGGCAACTTAAAGTTCCTCCAAGTGTTACAGCTGTAGCGGTCGTTGGAGGTTCGGCTTCAACTTCAGCCGTCTCGACGCCAACGCATGGCGTCCATTCTGCGACCTCAAGTTCTCCCATGAAATCCATATCACGCACCTACCGAGACTAA